The following proteins are co-located in the Limanda limanda chromosome 5, fLimLim1.1, whole genome shotgun sequence genome:
- the zgc:158398 gene encoding transmembrane protein 248, whose product MGSWHPVTNLRDYASHNPPMVTFLLCMLSLVISFVCLGSYSYSHTLPNPDTAKDWNQLLSSLSQLQLCTKASADSSVLVSPAPSLLVEQKNDEETMDDPTITSSSVTHFHLKVPVALTASSALGSVKHFGLSTSLRASQLHLGGNEIINMTLEFLTGNRTHTCLNISAPSHLLPLNPRPMKCPAFKTNISPVHVEVSNQLPAASQTCYSLHSKNDPTLTVMLTQEERTVAVRHLLEVSVFLLGVCMVLCLAASVKRSLMPCYNWKGLDLIHEPLIDS is encoded by the exons ATGGGTTCCTGGCATCCAGTGACGAACCTCAGAGACTATGCATCCCATAATCCTCCAATGGTGACCTTTCTTCTGTGTATGTTGAGTCTGGTCATCTCCTTCGTCTGCCTGGGCTCTTACAGCTACTCTCACACTCTGCCCAACCCCGACACAGCAAAG GACTGGAACCAGCTTCTGTCCTCCTTATCTCAGCTCCAGCTGTGTACGAAAGCCAGTGCAGATTCATCTGTACTCGTGTCACCAGCTCCCTCTCTTCTGGTGGAACAGAAAAACGATGAAGAGACAATGGATGACCCTACAATTACGTCTTCTTCAGTCACACATTTTCATCTCAAGGTTCCTGTGGCGTTGACTGCCAGCTCAGCTCTTGGCTCTGTGAAACACTTTGGTCTTTCCACTTCCTTGCGGGCCAGTCAACTACATCTCGGTG GCAATGAGATTATCAATATGACTCTCGAGTTTCTGACGGGAAATAGAACCCACACCTGCCTCAACATTAGTGCCCCATCACACCTCCTGCCCCTGAACCC TCGTCCTATGAAGTGTCCTGCATTTAAGACAAATATTTCACCCGTCCATGTGGAAGTGAGCAACCAGCTGCCCGCAGCATCACAAACCTGCTACAGTTTACACAGCAAGAATGACCCGACACTCACGGTCATGTTGACACAG GAGGAACGGACTGTTGCGGTGCGTCATCTGCTGGAAGTCAGTGTTTTCCTGCTCGGAGTTTGCATGGTACTCTGTTTAGCTGCGAGTGTGAAACGTTCGCTCATGCCCTGCTACAACTGGAAAGGGCTGGATCTAATACAT GAACCATTGATTGACTCCTGA
- the plbd2 gene encoding putative phospholipase B-like 2, which translates to MASRINKMFSVGSCSSVSVAFYVLCLTCVGAEVKSAVIDAHSGELTVVDGFQKDFVAWANFTDDIQTSGWSFLEVTTSSKYNDSIQAYAAGAVEAAVTSQLIYKHWMNTLMGYCGPFTSQAGYCERLKAFITTNLQWVQDQIEKHLNSPYWYQVRLALLQLKGLEDSYNDELSLPTGPLSFNPFGFLLFQLGGDLEDLESALNKSSQTRPLGSGSCSALIKLLPNNKDLLVSHDTWNTYQSMLRIMKKYTFEFKVSPLDNYFILGRIQAFSSYPGSIFSGDDFYILSSGLVTLETTIGNSNPALWKFVQPTGSVMEWLRNIVANRLAVTGKTWAEIFTKYNSGTYNNQWMIVDYKYFTPGKTDIKEDLFVVLEQIPGLVVYADKTEELLKKGYWASYNIPYYPAIFNSSGCNELVEKFGPWFSLEQNPRAQIFRRNQTDVTDVDSMVRLMRYNNFKEDPLSKCKGCDPPGNGENAISARSDLNPANGTYPFGALSQRSHGGTDMKMTSYKMYQDYGMVAVSGPTWDQVPPFQWSTSPYKDLMHMGHPDTWAFKPIKVSWSS; encoded by the exons ATGGCGTCCAGGATAAACAAGATGTTTTCTGTGGGGAGTTGCAGCTCAGTTTCTGTAGCTTTCTACGTGTTGTGTTTAACGTGCGTTGGAGCGGAGGTCAAGTCCGCGGTGATCGACGCGCACAGCGGCGAGCTGACTGTGGTCGACGGGTTCCAGAAGGACTTTGTAGCCTGGGCCAACTTCACTGATGACATCCAAACATCAGG CTGGTCTTTCTTGGAGGTCACGACCAGCAGTAAGTACAATGACAGTATCCAGGCTTATGCTGCTGGAGCAGTGGAGGCTGCCGTCACATCTCAG CTCATCTACAAGCACTGGATGAACACACTGATGGGCTACTGTGGGCCCTTCACGAGTCAGGCCGGTTACTGTGAGCGCCTTAAGGCTTTCATCACAACCAATCTGCAGTGGGTTCAGGACCAGATAGAGAAGCATCTAAACTCACCGTACTGGTACCAG GTGCGTCTGGCCCTGCTGCAGCTGAAAGGTCTGGAGGATAGCTACAACGACGAGCTGTCACTTCCAACGGGGCCGCTCTCCTTCAATCCATTTGGTTTCCT TCTCTTCCAGCTGGGTGGGGATCTTGAGGATTTGGAATCAGCTCTGAACAAATCAAGCCAAACGCGACCTCTTGGATCGGGTTCCTGCTCTGCTCTCATTAAGCTGTTGCCAAACAATAAGGATCTGCTGGTGTCACATGACACCTGGAACACCTACCAGTCCATGCTCCGTATTATGAAGAAATATACGTTTGAGTTCAAAGTCTCTCCTTTAG ataattattttattcttgGGAGAATTCAGGCATTCTCATCTTACCCTGGTTCTATCTTCTCTGGAGATGACTTTTATATCCTCAGCAGCGGCTTG GTTACGTTGGAAACTACCATCGGCAACAGCAACCCTGCCCTCTGGAAGTTTGTGCAGCCCACAGGAAGCGTCATGGAATGGCTGAGGAACATTGTGGCTAATCGACTGGCTGTTACTGGCAAGACATGGGCCGAGATATTCACCAAGTACAACAGCGGAAC GTATAACAATCAGTGGATGATTGTAGACTATAAGTACTTTACTCCGGGGAAGACTGATATCAAGGAGGACCTCTTTGTTGTGTTGGAGCAGATTCC GGGACTTGTTGTTTATGCTGACAAAACTGAGGAATTGCTGAAGAAAGGATATTGGGCTAGTTACAACATACC ATACTACCCGGCCATATTTAATTCCAGCGGCTGCAATGAGCTTGTGGAGAAGTTCGGCCCGTGGTTCTCTCTTGAGCAGAATCCTCGGGCTCAGATATTCAGGAGAAACCAGACAGATGTTACAGATGTGGACTCAATGGTTCGCCTCATGAG GTATAACAACTTCAAGGAAGACCCATTATCTAAGTGTAAAGGCTGTGATCCCCCTGGCAATGGAGAGAATGCGATCTCGGCTCGATCGGACCTGAACCCAGCGAATGGAACCTATCCTTTTGGTGCCTTAAGTCAGAGGTCACATGGGGGAACTGACatgaag ATGACCTCCTACAAGATGTATCAAGACTACGGCATGGTGGCAGTGAGCGGGCCGACCTGGGACCAGGTGCCACCCTTCCAGTGGAGCACTTCCCCTTACAAAGACTTAATGCACATGGGTCACCCTGATACTTGGGCATTCAAGCCTATAAAAGTTAGCTGGTCTTCCTAA
- the rbm19 gene encoding probable RNA-binding protein 19, whose product MSRLIVKNLPNGMKEDRFRSMFADFGTVTDCALKFTKDGKFRKFGFVGFKTEEDANGALKHFHRSFVDMSRVTVEMCKAFGDPTKAKAWSKHTQRPGQDKPSMTADTDSKKKKKEKKKEVDPALGILEEDQVFKEFLSVHQNRSKVPTWANDTLQQTADLPDSGQTKTQGKKKVASDDYLNFDSEQSDEEEEKEEEEEEEEADENEGSTKEALKSGLSDMDYLRSKMAQTDDTMEETVEKDDEDDDDDDEGGDDEDEEPGSVQHADSAYESGEIENSSKTKLSASSEDKNQKKVKKTAAQEMEPTTEFTVKLRGAPFNVKEQQIKEFMTPLKPAAIRIGKNESGNRTGYVYVDLHSEEEVKKALKKNKDYIGGRYIEVFCTDGNQGKGKRDRKEKEIDRNFTRTLKEDEEEEDVAESGRLFVRNLPYTCTEEEINELFAKHGPISEVHFPIDNLTKKPKGFAFITYMIPENAVTALVQLDGHIFQGRMLHLLPSTVKKEKAESSDAGGPGSSTYKRQKDAKNKASSSSSHNWNTLFVGTSAVADAIAEKYNTTKSQVLDHEAKGSVAVRMALGETQIVQETRQFLLDNSVSLDSFSQAAAERSKTVILVKNLPTGVSVSELEELFSPHGSLGRVLLPPSGLTGIIEFLEPTEAKRGFTRLAYSKFQHVPLYLEWAPVGVFVAARPEPVPEKEEAVKEDKKEEEEEEEEEEEEEESAPGSTLFIKNLNFSTTEEKLQETFSKCGKVTSCTISKKKDKSGNMLSMGYGFVQYQTAEAAQKALRQLQHCSVEDHELELKISERATKMTEGSRKKKQLEKKPTGSKILVRNVPFQASVREVRELFSTFGELKTVRLPKKAAGTGKHRGFGFVDFLTKQDAKKAFAALCHSTHLYGRRLVLEWADAEETVETLRRKTAEHFHVASKKPRKAGALEESMEKMETEGGGEED is encoded by the exons ATGTCGAGACTCATCGTTAAAAACCTTCCCAACGGG atgAAGGAGGACaggttcaggtccatgttcgcGGACTTCGGCACCGTCACTGACTGCGCTCTGAAGTTCACCAAGGACGGAAAGTTCCGCAAGTTCGGCTTCGTGGGCTTCAAAACCGAAGAGGATGCGAACGGAGCCCTGAAACATTTCCACAGGAGCTTCGTGGACATGTCCAGAGTCACG GTGGAGATGTGCAAAGCGTTTGGAGACCCCACAAAGGCAAAAGCGTGGAGTAAACACACGCAGAGACCAGGCCAGGACAAACCCTCCATGACCGCAGACACTGACAGCAAGAAG aagaagaaggaaaagaaaaaagaagtcGACCCAGCACTTGGAATT CTGGAAGAAGACCAGGTGTTCAAGGAGTTTCTGTCAGTTCATCAGAATCGAAGCAAAGTACCGACCTGGGCGAACGACACTTTGCAGCAAACAGCTGATCTTCCTGACAGCGGACAGACAAAGACTCAGGGCAAGAAGAAGGTCGCTTCAGATGATTACCTCAACTTTGATTCAGAGCAGtcggatgaggaagaggagaaggaggaggaggaggaagaagaagaagctgatgaaaaTGAAG gttcCACTAAAGAAGCATTGAAGTCTGGTTTGTCAGATATGGATTACCTGCGGTCGAAGATGGCACAGACAGACGACACCATGGAGGAGACTGTAGAgaaggatgatgaggatgatgatgatgatgatgaaggaggggatgatgaagacgaggagcCTGGTTCTGTGCAGCATGCAGACAGTGCCTATGAGAGTGGTGAAATAGAAAACAGCTCCAAGACCAAACTTTCAGCTTCCTCTGAGGATAAGAATCAGAAAAAGGTCAAGAAAACTGCCGCACAGGAG ATGGAGCCAACAACAGAGTTCACAGTGAAGCTGAGAGGAGCTCCCTTCAACGTTAAAGAG CAACAAATTAAAGAGTTCATGACCCCACTGAAGCCTGCAGCCATCAGGATCGGGAAGAACGAAAGCGGGAATAGAACAG gttATGTGTACGTGGACTTACATTCTGAAGAAGAGGTGAAAAAGGCCTTGAAGAAGAATAAAGACTATATAG GGGGGCGTTACATCGAGGTGTTCTGCACCGATGGTAATCAGGGGAAGGGCAAGAGGGACCGCAAGGAAAAAGAAATTGACAGAAACTTCACCAGGACGctcaaggaggatgaggaggaggaggatgttgcAGAGTCCGGTCGACTTTTTGTCAGAAACCTGCCCTACACCTGCACAGAGGAAGAGATCAATGAGCTGTTTGCTAAACATG GTCCAATATCTGAAGTGCACTTTCCTATCGACAATCTGACAAAGAAACCTAAAGGGTTTGCTTTCATCACCTACATGATACCAGAGAATGCAGTGACAGCTCTTGTTCAGTTGGATGGACACATATTTCAG GGCAGGATGCTTCACCTGCTTCCTTCCACTGTGAAGAAGGAAAAGGCTGAATCCTCAGATGCTGGTGGTCCTGGCTCTTCAACTTACAAACGACAAAAAGATGCTAAGAATAAAGCTTCTAGTTCCAG TTCCCACAATTGGAACACCCTGTTCGTCGGCACAAGTGCAGTGGCAGATGCTATTGCTGAAAAATACAACACCACAAAAAGCCAAGTTCTGGACCAT GAGGCCAAGGGAAGTGTTGCAGTGAGAATGGCTCTGGGAGAAACACAAATCGTCCAGGAGACTAGACAGTTCCTACTCGACAACAGTGTCAGTTTGGATTCCTTCAGTCAG gctgcagcagagaggagtaAAACGGTGATCCTGGTGAAAAACCTTCCAACTGGAGTCTCTGTATCAGAGCTGGAGGAACTCTTCTCCCCTCACGGCTCTTTGGGTCGAGTGCTGCTGCCGCCGTCAGGCCTCACCGGCATCATCGAGTTCCTGGAGCCGACTGAAGCAAAACGAGGCTTTACAAGGCTGGCCTACAGcaag TTTCAACATGTTCCTCTGTACTTGGAGTGGGCACCTGTCGGCGTTTTTGTGGCAGCTAGACCAGAACCAG TaccagagaaagaggaggcagTGAAAGAAgacaagaaggaggaggaagaggaagaagaagaggaggaggaagaggaggagtctgcTCCTGGTTCCACACTTTTCATTAAGAATCTTAATTTCAGCACAACAGAGGAGAAGCTACAGGAG ACATTCTCCAAATGTGGCAAGGTGACATCCTGCACCATCTCCAAGAAGAAAGATAAATCAG GAAATATGTTGTCCATGGGCTATGGCTTTGTCCAGTATCAGACGGCAGAGGCAGCACAGAAGGCCCTGAGGCAGCTGCAG CACTGTTCTGTGGAGGATCACGAGTTAGAGCTGAAGATTTCTGAGAGAGCCACAAA GATGACCGAGGGTTCCAGAAAGAAGAAGCAACTCGAGAAGAAGCCGACCGGATCCAAGATCCTTGTGCGCAATGTCCCCTTCCAGGCCAGTGTCAGGGAAGTTCGAGAACTCTTCAG TACATTCGGAGAGCTGAAGACGGTCCGCCTACCGAAAAAAGCAGCTGGTACAGGGAAACATAGAGGCTTTGGCTTCGTTGATTTCCTCACCAAACAGGATGCaaag AAAGCATTTGCTGCGCTGTGCCACAGCACCCATCTGTACGGGAGGCGCCTCGTGCTGGAATGGGCTGATGCTGAGGAAACTGTGGAAACACTGAGACGGAAAACAGCCGAGCATTTTCATG TGGCCTCCAAAAAGCCGCGAAAGGCAGGAGCATTGGAGGAAAGTATGGAGAAAATGGAAACTGAAGGGGGAGGGGAAGAAGACTGA
- the slc2a11b gene encoding solute carrier family 2, facilitated glucose transporter member 11b, giving the protein MPTEFLDEYQPLLFKEGKAKKQPKLPNKSLLLAACAACIGGTFQYGYNVSIINAPTVFVQNFINQTWRERYQDDISPDGLTLLWSVIVSIFTLGGFLGATIGGTLSVKLGRKGTLLVNNIFALAAALLMGLSYPTGLFELLIIGRLLTGINAGIGICVQPLYLGEIAPTAFRGTMGMGTSIFITGGILTGQIIGLKEFLGREEYWPILLSTTCIPAIVQLLILPWFPESPRYLLIDKGDTEGCKKALKQLHGGARCDGEQEEIEKEKNNLSGFQAKKPWELFADRSVRWQLLTVMLLNAVQQLNGINAIYFYADYVFKQSGIPADKIPYVTVGTGACECITALTCGLLVESLGRKVLITGGYILMSICCILFTLTLSFQNASPIFPYLSMACIFAFILSFGLGPGGVTNVLTTELFTQTSRPAAYMIGGSVNWLSFFLIGMVFPFIVIGLQQYCFLVFLVVCTLVAIYIVLVVPETKNKTFLEIQSEFQSSNHRKARSADGAETTLISTSF; this is encoded by the exons atgccAACGGAATTTCTGGATGAATACCAACCTCTGCTTTTTAAAGAAGGCAAAGCTAAAAAGCAACCAAAG cTTCCAAACAAATCCCTGCTGCTGGCTGCTTGTGCTGCCTGCATAGGAGGAACCTTTCAGTATGGATATAATGTATCCATCATCAATGCACCCACAGTG TTTGTGCAAAATTTCATTAATCAAACCTGGAGGGAGCGTTACCAAGACGACATATCACCTGATGGTCTCACCCTGCTCTGGTCCGTCATCGTGTCTATATTCACCTTAGGAGGATTCCTAGGGGCAACGATTGGGGGAACACTGTCTGTGAAGTTAGGGAG GAAAGGGACACTGTTGGTTAATAACATATTTGCCTTAGCAGCTGCTCTGCTGATGGGTCTGAGTTACCCCACAGGATTATTTGAATTACTCATAATTGGACGTCTTCTCACTGGAATAAATGCGG GCATTGGCATTTGTGTTCAACCTCTATATTTGGGAGAAATTGCTCCCACTGCATTCCGTGGAACCATGGGAATGGGAACCTCCATTTTCATCACTGGTGGGATCTTGACTGGACAAATCATTGGCCTCAA AGAGTTCCTGGGCAGAGAGGAGTACTGGCCCATCCTACTCAGCACCACATGTATCCCAGCCATCGTGCAGCTCCTGATCCTGCCCTGGTTCCCAGAGAGCCCGCGCTACTTGCTCATCGACAAAGGAGACACAGAAGGGTGCAAAAAAG CCCTCAAGCAACTGCACGGGGGTGCGCGCTGTGATGGCGAGCAGGAGGAAATCGAGAAGGAGAAGAATAATTTATCAGGTTTCCAGGCCAAGAAGCCGTGGGAGCTCTTTGCCGATCGCAGCGTGCGCTGGCAGCTCCTCACGGTCATGCTGCTCAATGCTGTGCAACAGCTGAACGGCATCAATGCT ATTTACTTCTACGCAGACTACGTGTTCAAACAATCTGGTATTCCTGCTGATAAGATACCATATGTGACCGTCGGGACTGGTGCCTGTGAATGCATCACTGCTTTAACTTGT GGTTTGCTCGTTGAAAGCCTGGGAAGGAAAGTTCTCATTACAGGAGGATACATACTGATGAGTATCTGCTGCATTTTATTCACGCTGACGCTCTCTTTTCAG AATGCCAGCCCCATCTTTCCTTACTTGAGCATGGCGTGTATTTTTGCTTTCATCCTGAGTTTTGGCTTGGGACCAG GTGGCGTAACTAACGTCTTGACCACTGAACTATTCACACAAACCTCGCGCCCCGCAGCCTACATGATCGGAGGGTCCGTGAACTGGCTCAGCTTCTTCTTGATCGGCATGGTCTTTCCTTTTATCGTG ATCGGGCTGCAGCAGTACTGTTTCCTGGTGTTCTTGGTAGTCTGCACCTTAGTGGCAATATACATTGTCCTGGTCGTCCCTGAAACCAAGAACAAAACCTTCCTTGAGATCCAGAGCGAGTTCCAGTCCTCCAACCACAGAAAGGCCCGCAGTGCTGATGGTGCTGAAACGACACTGATATCAACTTCTTTTTGA